A DNA window from Salvelinus sp. IW2-2015 linkage group LG4q.1:29, ASM291031v2, whole genome shotgun sequence contains the following coding sequences:
- the cln6b gene encoding ceroid-lipofuscinosis neuronal protein 6 homolog encodes MHASMRKRQSYAMQSSTFLSRHGSRDMESSLLKPKFHLDLWVSFTIQNWLLDFGRPIVMIILPLEWFPLNRPSAGDYFHMAYNIITPFLLLKLIERSPKTLPHSAVYLCIIXFVMGASIHLVGDSINHRLLLSGYQLHLSVRENPIIKNLQPASLIDSFELLYYYDEKLGHSMWYVPFFLILFLYFTGCFTHIKEEKRMPLAAWFLLAPSAVYYWYLITEGQIFILFIFTFFAMTATVMHQKRKGFVPDSNGLFLLYSFSIALGLVSVWVACLWSDQVLRKKYRGVIYIPEPWAFYTLHIRDKRASA; translated from the exons ATGCACGCATCAATGCGGAAACGGCAGAGCTATGCTATGCAGTCGTCAACTTTTCTCTCTAG GCATGGGTCCAGAGACATGGAATCATCTCTGCTGAAGCCCAAGTTCCACCTGGACCTGTGGGTCAGTTTCACCATCCAGAACTGGCTGCTGGACTTCGGGAGGCCCATTGTCATG ATCATCCTCCCTCTAGAGTGGTTCCCCCTGAACAGACCCAGTGCTGGGGACTACTTCCACATGGCTTACAACATCATCACACCCTTCCTGCTTCTCAAG CTGATCGAGCGTAGCCCCAAGACCCTGCCCCACTCCGCCGTGTACCTGTGCATCATCARCTTTGTGATGGGCGCCAGCATCCACCTGGTGGGTGACTCCATTAACCATCGCCTCCTGTTGAGTGGCTACCAGCTCCACTTGTCTGTCAGAGAGAACCCCATCATCAAGAACCTCCAGCCTGCCTCTCTG ATAGATTCATTTGAGCTACTTTACTATTATGATGAAAAGCTTGGCCATTCTATGTG GTATGTTcccttcttcctcatcctcttcctctactTCACTGGTTGCTTCACACACatcaaggaggagaagaggatgccGCTCGCTGCTTGGTTTCTTCTCGCTCCCAGCGCCGTCTACTATTG GTACCTGATCACAGAGGGACAGATCTTCATCCTCTTCATCTTCACCTTCTTCGCCATGACGGCCACAGTGATGCACCAGAAACGTAAAGGCTTTGTCCCCGATAGCAATGGGCTCTTCCTGCTCTAcag TTTCTCCATCGCCCTGGGTCTGGTCAGCGTCTGGGTGGCTTGTCTCTGGAGCGACCAGGTCCTCCGCAAGAAATACCGCGGGGTCATCTATATACCGGAGCCTTGGGCCTTCTACACTCTGCACATCAGAGACAAGAGGGCATCAGCTTGA